CGAGCTCATTGTTATATTCAACAAGACTCCTTGCACAAGAGTGATTCCCTGGTCGCGGACCCTGGGAAGTCTTACGATTGATGACTTGGACCGTGCTCAAGATCACCTCTCTTTCAGCAGCTCACTTAGCATCACACACCTCCACTAGACTCAAGACAATTGATCACGATGTCTTCAAAGTCGAACGAGAAGGACGTTTTCACAGTCCTGGTGACTGGAGCGAACAGGCAAGACGCTCCAAATCTCGATGCATGCACGAATTGAATCCTCCAGCTGACGCAGCATCACAGCGGACTCGGCTTCGCGCTCTGCTGCCGTCTCATCGACGAGTTCCTCTACACTCGACCTCAAACAGaacacctccatctcctcttctcaaCTCGCGACAGCAAGAAAGGTGATGACACAAAGAAGCGACTCCAAGAACACCTCGCAGAATTCTCCCGCACGGCCAATGGCACCACACTTGGCATCAGCCAGCTACTGGATGCTCGCATCCACCTCGAAaacgtcctcgtcgatctcCTAAAACTCACGACCGTCAAGTCTCTCGCCGAGCAACTTCTCCGTCGCGGCCAACGACTAGACGCCGTAGTCTGGAATGCCGGAATCCCAGGCTGGCTCGGCTTGAACTGGGCCAAAGCCATATGGTCTGTGGCGACAGACACCGTCCACGCCACGACGTACCCGGAGTACATGAGACCCGATCTGGGGGCTATTGCGAAGCCACAACTCGATGGGAAGAAAGCGGGCGGATCGCCGGAACCGACGCTGGGTCAGGTCTTCACGGCGAATGTCTTTGGTCATTACATGCTTACTCACTGGCTGAGCCCTTTGATGACCCGCGACACGCGGATTGTGTGGACTTCGAGCATCAGTGCCCTACCGAATAGCTTCTCACTGGACGACATTCAGGGACTCAAAACACCTGCAGCATACGAGTGTTCGAAACGACTGAccgacttcctcgtcctcaccTCCGAGCTCCCCTCTGCGAAACCATTCATGCAGTCCTTCCTCCCGACCTCAAAGCCTGACTCCACGCCGAAAATGTACGTCACGCATCCTGGCGTGATCGGCACTTCTATCGCTGGACTGAATGCGGTGATGGAGTTTTTCATGTTCCTCACCTTCGTGTTCGCACGGTTGTTTGGCTCGCCGTGGCATGCTGCGGAGCCGTACAAGGGCGCAGTGAGTGCAGTCTTCGCCGTGCTGTCGACACAACTACCGGACTTGGAGCAGCGGGATGGAAAAGGGAAGTGGGGTTCTGCGGTGGGTGTTTCGGGAGACGAGAGAGTTGCTCGGACGGAAGTTGATGGTTGGGGATTTTCTGGTCGGGTTGGGTCTGTTCCTGATGGTAGCGTGGTTGGCTTGCGAGGGCGGTGGCGTGGCTTGAAGCAGGTGACGGATGAGTCGCGGAGGGAGTTTGAGGAGACGGGTAGGGAAGTCTGGAAGGCGATGGAGCAGATGAGAGAAGAGTGGGAAGCACGATTAGGACCGCTGGATCAAGGTGTCGCGAAGTAGTGCTTGAGGTCTATACGACGAGTAGTAGTAAGCTGTACAACCAATATCGCAATATGATTTGATTACTTCAATTCGGACCGTACTCCATTATGCATTACATCTTCCTCCCTCAGTTGACCGGCACACCATTGGTAACGTTGCCATATCCCAACGCGGTGTAGTTGCCAAAGCAGCTGTACTCATacttcgcctcctccagctTGGTCGACTGCACCTCCATAAAAGTGGTAAGCTCACACCATCCATCATCGCGCTTGCCACATTTGCTAAAGCTTGCGCCAAGCGGGATAGTGCGCTGGTTGAGGATGAAGTGGACGTATCTTGTCGTGCTACCCTCATCATACTTGACGCCAGCCTTGCGGTCCCCGGAAAGAGGCTTTGGAGTCTCGATGATTTCCACGTCAAGACGAGCGCCGAACGGAGTGAGATGCGACACGATCTGCGGTCGGTTCCGATCGATATGGTCTGTCGGCAGGACTTTGGCGAATTGAGTGAGACCAAAGGCAGTCAAGATCGCGGCGATGTTGGTGTCGTGGGAGAAGTCGAAGTTGAGGGATTGGTACAAGGGGAACGTCGCCGGGTTGCTGTCCAGGGTGACGTTGACTTGCGCCGTGGGCTTGGTAATCAGATGGTGCTGGAGACGAGCGAGGAATTCTGAAACGTAGCCGATACCGACGCCGCGGCCGGTGGGCGACTCGAACATGTTATTTCCGGAGAATTGGAGGTCGATGGAATATTCGTAGCCTTCCCATTCTTCGTAGGTGAAGAGGCCACAGAATGAAGAATAGCCGAGCGCGACTGTTTCGTATGCACACAGCGATTGGGCGTTGTAGACATCAACAACAGTCCAGTCGAAACCAGTGCTGTTCGCGTTGAAGCGCTTCACAGCATCTGCGAGGTATTTGTTCTCGAACTGTAATGGTCAGGATCTTGTGTGAACGGAAGACTTGGGAGTAGTGACTTACCACCAAGGAAGCATTGTTTCCGCCGGTGGAAACGGGCTTGTTTGAGTTCGGGCAGTTGAAATAGCCCGCCAAAGAATTGTTCCAGGCTGGCGGTCCTGACCCTTCAATCGATAGTACCTAAGCAGAGATCAGCAACTGGTCATGCTGAACATACAAGGGTCGTCATACCAAGCTTGCATTATTCGTCCATCCAAGACCGAAGAAACCCTAGCAGGCGTTAGCTTACTCGAGGCCACATCATGCTCAATCAGAACGACATACCGCTAGGAAATACTCCGCAGACTCCCGCATACGGCTTTGAGTGGTGGATCGAGCAATGATCTTAGTGCCATTGTTTGGGTTGAGATGACCGTACATGATCTAATAGAATACGGACATTAGCAACATGTCCAGCGGTCAGTCTAACGCGGAAGACGTACCTGATGCAGAGTACCAGAGTCGAAAAGTTCCTGCTTGCCGATTGGGACCAGAATCTCCGCGCCGAGCTTGTAGGTCCAGGTGTTGAGAAAGTCCAACGATCCGTTGAAGTGAGCGTGGCCGAGAGTGCCATTCGTGTAATTTCCTAGCTTTCCGGCCAAGGTTGGCGCTCCGGAGCCCGTGGTCGGGTAGCGAGAACCATGGCGGGACAACATATTCAGCTGAACAATGGACGCATTGTGTGGCAGCGAGTACTCGTGCACCCCGAAACCGTCCGGGTTCAGGAAGTAGTGAGATAGCTGGCCATGCAATTGGTAGATGTTGCTATGGTTGGTGTTGCCCACGATGGGAACTTGAGTCTCGAGTGGGCTGTTCGGAATGTAGGACTAGGAGAAGAGGTCAACGGTGTATACCCCCAGTTTGTCCATGGCAGAATACTCACTACAGATGCGAAGGGAGCCGGATTATACTGAGCTAGGAAAGCTGCCGCGCCAGTGGGCGTCGGACCTGGGTGTGGTTAGCATTCTCTCACGCTGGTATCAACAGCACATCGCTCACCAGGGTAGTAGTTCGGATCAGTGTTGTAGTAGTCCGGACCGgcagtggtggtggagctCTTCAGAGTGGTCGTAGTCGTGGCCTGAGCATTGCCAACGAGAGCCAGCGCAGCGGCAGCAACATAGCTTCTGTACATCATGATGAACTGTGCCACGATGATAGTAAACAAGACAATCTGGGCAACCAGCAGAAGTCGCTGGGATGCTTTGCTTCTTGAAAGGCGGTCAAAGGTGGTGGTATTAGCCGTCGGTTCCTCGTCCGGTGGCTCCCCACGGGTCTTTGTAGCCATTCGATGGACCCGGATTCCGCAGGTGTCTCTTTTGCACTTCCCTCGCCCGCCTCGAGCCGCCCTTCGCCTAGGTTGACAGAGTTGCGACCAGCGTGTGCGACGTCATCCAAGGCTGTTGCGAGGGACTTCCTAGAAAGTGTAATTGCGAAGTGAGAGGAATAGAACGCTCGAAACAGCTAGAGGAGATTACTTAAGCAGAGGTCAACGGCTGGAAGAAGGCAGGAACATTTGACCTTCGATATCTACCTGATCGGCGATGCCGGCAAAAGCAATAGTGATTCGTCTATGAGCGGTTCCTGATTCGAATTATTCAAAGTCGCCATAAACGTCATTTACTTCAAAAAGCGATAAGCTCGTCAAGCTTCGGAAACGATGCTTGTTTCGCGATCTGTCGGAATCTTGGTGCCGGTATTTCACGCACGTGCAAGGAACGAGGGGATTGGGACCATTCAACATCACGCATTGCTCCCACGTGTTGACGGCGGTCCATGGCGCAGAATAGCCTAAGAGAATGTGGCTTCAATGGCTCATCGACTGAACATTGATGGACTGGACTCGGCACTGATGTTGAGGTCGACGCATACGTATGCCTTACGCTTTCACTACCAGCAGGAGCACGGAAGGATTCGCTATGATGCACAAAGCCTTTCTCAACAGCCCTCTTCTCGAGCGCTGTCGTCCAGTCAATCGGCGAACCGACGACACGAGGCGTCTCTGCTGCATTGCGCATTGTATGCAGGCAGATTGCTCGAACAATACGGCTACGCCGTACGACGCATGTGATGCGAGTGGAACGAATTTCTGTGCTGGAGAATTCCTTTCCGATCTATCGTGTATTATTCCGACATCCACAACGAGCATCCTCGAGGCGACCACTCTCCATCGCTACGCCTTCCGCAAGTTCTTCCTCAATTGCTCAATCTCCGCATCGCTCAACTTGCATTGTGTCCTCATATACTCTTCCGCGCTCTTGTGCTCCTTCAAGATCATATCAATCGTGCCGTCCATGTTCTCCTTCTTACTGGAGACCATATTCAGCACTCCATCCCTGTTGCCTTCCAAAGCTGGATTCTTCAGCAGCCTCTCGATGAAGAGTGGCTTCAGCGGTGCCAGGCCTTGGTCTGTCAAGCTGTACTCTTGGCTGATCGCCTCTTTCGGCACGTCAACAAGCAAGAAGAGCAATGCCACAAGCACTCCTGTCCTGTCTTTACCCGCCGTACAGTGGACCAGACATGGTGTCGGTTCGGGTTGTGCGAGATGGCGGAAGATCTTGCCGTACGCAGAAGGACCTGCCTTCAGGATATCGCGGTAGGCGGTGACGAAGCCATCGGGGTGGCCGGAAGTGTAGTGCTTGTAGCGGACGGCGACTTGTTCGGGACCATAGTCCTGCGTCGCGAAGACAGGCACCCATTCACGCTGCATGCCTACCGCTTCGAAGGGATCTGAGGCGTTGACCTCGACGCCCGCCCATTCAGGGCCATCGCGTTGAATCTCTTGGTGAGATCGGAGGTCGAAGATTTTCTTTATCCctgaggaagaagtcgaggtcAGTATGTCGTGCAGTGAGCACTCACACCAGGTGAAGATTGCAGACGGACCTCACCTAGATCCGAACTCATCTTTTTGAGACCATCTTCCGTAGCCTTTGTCGGATCTGCGGATCGGAAGACGAGGCCGGTCTTGACATGGCTCCCGTCGGAGATGTCACGAAAGTTGTGGATTCCGGGAACCTCTACAAAGGGTGGTGATGGGAGTTCGGTAGCCATTGTGCTTGTGTGTGAGtgcgatgatggagagcgACCATCAAGGAGGACAAATTCGTGTCAGGTTCAGCCGAGGCCGAGGACCCCTCTATCAAACGCCGACACTTAGGTTTGAGCCGAGTTGAGATATTCCCTTGCGGAGATGTCCTAGGAGGCACTCTTTGCTTGATGACTTGAAGAATGGCTTCTATCAAGGCCTCTGCCGCCCAGTGAAGCCTCCACGAGATCATCGGGAATAAACACCAAGCATTGATCTTGCATAGACCCAGATCCCGCGAAGCGATGAGATCTGATTCGAACCAGGTCCGGACGTCAGATGGGGAGCGAATGCAGGCAGTCCCATGTCATTAATGATGAGATCTCAGATCCCGTCCTTACCACGATACTGAAACACGATATTACAGTTCGGCTCGAAAAGCTGCAGGGCATCAACCGAAAACCTGGAAACCATTCGGTGAGACCCCGCACGGTTTCATGGAAGACGGTGAACGAGTTCTCGTTCAGATCCTTTAGAAGCCCGGTTCAGGAGGTGGTAGATTCAGCTCCTGCGCGTGTTATGGCTTGCAAAAGCAAAATGCACGTGCTAGGGAACTGCTCTATGGGCCCGCTACTGCGGTATCGTGAAAGGTTCCAGGGCTTCGCCAGAACTTGGTGAGTTTCCATAATGCTGGCATTGTCATGTTCGGGCGTAAGCGAAGTGGTTGACCGCACAGCGATACAGTCTGATTGACGTCGCTCATGTCTACTTCCGTTGTGTTGCTGGGTCATCGCAAAGGCCAGATTTTGATTTGTGCCAAGGTCCACAACCTCGCACGGGCGTACACGCCGATCGACACGCGGGACGTTGGAAGCTACGATCGCTAGCAGAGCCTTCGTCGTGGGGCAATATGCGGGTTTCAGGTACGGGGCAATATGCGGGTTTCAGGTACCAGAAATGTCACCGCTCTTGCCGCTCGATGTGATAAAgggcttcggagaagagaATTGCCGCGAGAAATGGTTCGTCTCGATATCGTGAGTACTGCGGTCCAGACTCCGGAATATGGGCCCTAAGCATGGAGAGGCCAGGATACGCTGGTTGGAGATGTTCGTCAGATGCTAGCTGTGCAAGCTCGGACAAGTTGGAGAAATTTGCTGCAGCAGCGCGCGTTAGAACTGAGCGGGCAAATGCAATCACGACGCCAATTCTGCAGGATCTGAAGACGAGACGCGTGCTCGAGCACTTGGCTGCGTTGCTGCCCGAGGTACTTTGCACGGGATGAATGTATGCAGTTCAATGTTGCTGTGAATCGTTGACGAGAATGCGTCGTGAAGAGAGGACAGCACAGCCTCCAGGCTGGCGAGTGTTCATCAGTCTCGTCAGTCGTTACAGGGCTGGGAGGAGATTCGCATCTGTCACTCGATGATTTGCCGAGCAAGGCTTGCCGCGCCATTGCGCCAATTGCAgcgtggagaagaaggaagtgaGTTCAACAAGCGAAGAGAGAATGCGGCGGGCCGGTTAGCTTCACGGAGCACTGTTGGGCACCCCGGGTAACGACAGGGCCCGAGCGTTTGCGATTGGTTCTTTGTCTGGGACAGTGGAGAGAGCATGCATGAAATATGCACAAAGTGCAACCActgctcctcctgctcctaCTTCTCTCTCGTGATGATAAAGACCCATCGcgactcctcttcctttgGCTCCGTCAGCCTTCACCGAGACAATCCACGTGGTATTGCGCTTCATCAGAATCATCACTCACGCCGTTCTATTCCACGCGGCCGCACGCGCCAACCGCCCATCACTCCCGCAACCCGACACCCTGTTGTGATGATACACAAGACATACTAAGAGAGGGCAGCATATTGCGAAACAAACAGAACGGCACGGACAATCAGTCGCACACGGCTCATTCAAATCGCGCCGCACTCACGTCTGGCTCTTCGCCAGACCACACTCGTTCATATTCACCACACTCCTGCGCTGGCATGACCTGACCGTCGCCTTCATCGTGCCAAGGTTCCGCCTACCTGGATCATCCTGCCGCGACTTCACAGACATGTCGAACTACGGTTCGGAACGAAGTCCACTGGACCTTTCGCATCAGGATGTACTTCCGGCGTCGCAATACCTTCAAGAACGATTGCAAGAACGAAGAGCGAGGAGCACTCGACCGAAACGCGCACGACACACCGATTTCGGTCCGCAACCAGGCCGCGACGATGACATATTCCTCGACGAGGCAGAAACACACCGTCAGGCCCGGCGCTTCGACAGCTCGCCAGTGCTTCCGAGCGCAAGAGTGTCAGATCTTGGtcacagcaacagcagcggTCGACGTCGAGCGCTGGGTACGAGAGACTTGGACGATCAGTTGGATCGCTTGAACAAGCAGAACTTTGCTCTGAAGCTGGAGATCGACCATCGTCGCGATCACACGCACAAGCTGCAAGGGGAATTGAACGCGATGCGCGAGCAGGTCGAGCGGGCTGAAagaatggaggaggagcatgCTGAGTTACTGCGCATCAATTCTCAGCTGGTGGAAGAGTTGGAGAAGCGGGACAAAGCTGTGGAGGAGGCCATGGACATAATATGTGATCTGGAGGAGCGTGTGCACTATGTGGAGGAAGCAGACAGTGTCACCAGGCCTTCTACTGCGCACGCCGATTCAGGCTATGCTGGCACAGAACTTCACGATCAAGATTCGCCGACGAACAAATTCAATGCGCACGCACGGACTCCGCAGATCAAGCTCCGCGAGCCTTCACTACCTGCATCCGCAGCTTCACAGAAGTTGCAAGGACTTTTGATCGATCAGACACCGGTGCGGCCTAAGAGGCGGCCGAACATTCTGAGCCAGCAAAAGCCAAGTACACAAGCCTTGCGCAGTGTGTTCCTCGAGAATGCTAGAGAACTTCACCCAGTCAAAAGCTTCCAGTCGCTGCTTTCCCGACAGGAAAGCAGACTGGACGACGAAGCGGACGATACACTGAGCTCACCACGACTCAGTGTGCTGAGTGAGAGCAGCTTTCCATCAATCTACAGTCCGAAGCAGAACGTTAGCCCGGACCACTTTGCTTGGGAGAACACTGCCGAAGAGGATTACCATGCATCGCCAACCAGATCTCCCCTACACCCGCGCCAGGACAGCATCAAGAGAGTCAGTCAGTGGATGTCTGAGCACAACGCGGATAGTCTCACTCCTTCCAAGTCGAACACTATTTCGAAGCCCTTGCAGCAAGACGCCGAGACTTGCATGCCGCCGCCATCGATACCACGGCCGGTCGCACCTGAGTCGCATTACCAGTCGCTGAACGATGCTTTGGCTGCAGTATCGATGAAGCCATCCATCATCTCCGGCGACAGGTCGTCATCCGGTGAATCGCACGACAAATTGAAGCGAAGGCCACACCACGGCCTACCACGACACTTTGGCCACGCTGGCATGTCCCATGGCGAGCCTCTCTTGCCGCCCACACCAGATAGTGTCAGCACGAGAATGCTGCGCAATTCGAGATCCAGCATCCTTGACGGCAGATCTTTACTAGACTTGACTCCAGCGCCAGTGAAAGGCTTTGACGCGCTCGAGCCCGGGCTTCGAACTGCACCCAAGCAGATGAGATCATCCGTTGAACTGCGGACTGCATTTGCCAGTAATCTACAGCACCGGGATCAGGCTCCTGAAGTACCAGACTTTGATGTAAGctcggacgatgaggagtACGGAGATGTTGATCGGCTGTCTGGAGGCGTGCTTGACTTTGGGATTGAATATGATTGTCCCGATGGGAAGAGCATCAAGATGGGCACACCAAGCCGATTTCTCAAGGGATCGCAGTCGCCTCCAAACTTCGACGGGACCAGCATGACGCCCCACGATGAGATCTTTTCACCGTTGAGAAAGCGGCAGTCCAGCGAAAATATCTCCTGGAGCGCTCCCGCCAAGCCACGATTGTCACGAGTCGAGACTAGTCCGACGATTTTCAGCACGTTCGGTCGAATGGTCAGCGGTGGTGGCAAGGTACAGACGGCAGCGGAGTCCGTAAGAAGTCCGCGCTCTGCCCATTCTGGATCCTCTGGCAACCGAACCGTCGTTCCTAGCGACCAGCAGCAGGAGATGAGGCAAACGTCTCCTGATGTCGCGCAGGATCGCTTGCGACTACACTCTGACGTGGTCTCGCCGAACCGCTCCCGAGCGTCGCCCTCTCCAGGCAGGTCTCTCGGGCTGAGAACCCAACGACTCTTCAGGCGCATGAGCAGTAGCCACGGCAGCGACCGTGGGCAATCACCTCTTCCAACCTTGACCACGACGCCGTCCTCTGCGTATGCCGATACCACTCCCATCGAGGTACGACGACCTATGACGAGTCAAAGCCACGATCGCACTAGAAGGAATGTGGCCGACGCGTCAGCAGCCATACATCCTCCGATGCCAGATTTTCAACGACCCACATTGCAGACACGCAATAAGACCGCACCGGGCactcctcgatctccttcCGCCGCCGGTCAAGATCGCgttgagaaggagaagcgatCACTCTTTGGACGCAGCGATAGCGTCAAAACTGCCGACAAAGCGAGGCCCGCGACGAGCATGGAAACCCGGCGTAGAGGCAGCATTAGAGATGTTGTGAGTACAGCACGGCGACCATGGCGATGAGATATGACACACCTGAATGACCTTTCTGCATACCATACCATTCTGATGTTTTCCCTGAGCGACAGCGTTTGAGCAAGTCGAATTTTGAAGCGGCGTGTTTGATGGCATTTGAGGCTTTAACGAACGCGAGGCGAATTGCTGTTTTCTTTTCGCTTATGATGACGACCTGTATACTATACAGTAATGCCATTGACGATTTCCTACGACGTACTACTGTTCCGCTGTTTTGTACTGCAGTCGTTCAAGCACCTCGCACTTGGCAGCCCGGGCCAAGCTGCCAGGGAAACTTACTTCATCCTTCGACAACTGAGACGCAACTTCATCAAGGCAGCAACGTTGCATTGGAAACCTAGACAACCGACAATGGACACACCTTTGACATGTCCACAACCGATCTGAACGAGAACAGTACATCAGTCATGCGCGAAACACAAGAAGCCATTCACCCTACTCTCGACCTGGGAATTTTCCAGCTTCCAGCTCCTATCCTCCCCGTCTTCGCCTCGGCAGCATTCCTCTACTACAAGATCACCAATCGTCAGCCAGCACAAATTCGTCCACCATGGCgtcatcctccaccacaagCCATGAAAGTTACAGGAATCCTCACATCGACCTTCTACCTCACCACCTTCATCTACATGGCCACGAGCACGATCCTCTCCCCGACCCAGAACCTAGCTGTCACCGCTCTCGCGACTGCCCACGTCTTCGCCTTGACAGTGCTGGAGGCTTGGCTCGCTCGAACCGTGATACCACCGCGAGCAATCGCCGCAGCAGGGTGGATGTGCCTCGTGATCGACAGTTTTAGTCCGCGATCGACGGAAAGAACAATCGCTGCGGTGGTATTGTCTCTTCCTGCGGCGTGTGAGCTTAGTGTTGGCCGAGACAGCGGGCTGAGCATGAGCGGTGCGCTGTTGCTCATTATTGCGCTGCGAGACGTCTTGCCGGAGCAGCTTGTTGAGACGGGATGGTGGGTGGCTGTGCCGATCTGCTCGGTGCTGGGGTCCCCGTATGTGACTGCATACTTGAACAGATGGAGAACTGTTCGATGGATGTTTGCGATTGTGGACGATATGCTGCAAGAGATCGGCTACGTGTTCGCCGGGCTCGAGCTCCTCGTAGTCGGCTGCGCGACGTCCGGCTTCGCATGCTCCTGTCTGGCTTGGTGGTGGGTAATTTTCGACGGACGTACATCACCACCTCTGTCCTCAACCGGTGCTTCGTTTGTTTTCGGCTTTTGCGTGTACAGTCCTGTATGGTCGCTACTGGTGCTCTTGAGCCGCCGAGGAGGTGTCGGCAATGGAGGTGATCGTGAGGAAAGGTTGCAGAGAAGCTTGCACACCTGCGTTGAGGCGACTGGCTGGACGATTGTGTTTTGCTCCGGTCTCTGGTTGGCATTGCTGTTTATGAAGGCAGTAGGTTACTGATGGTCAGTCAATATGGGTAGAGCTACATGGCCTGATTCAACAGTCCAATGCCTGCCAGATAAGGAATCAATGCGCTCGAAATGTGACCATCGTCAGATTGTAACGTAGAATACAGATCGTGCATTGAGTTGGCTAGAGCCTTCTATTGATACAGCCTTAGACACTTCCGCACTCCGAGGAATGCGTGAACTAGAGCATATTCCTCCTCCAAGCTCTGTTGGCCAGCTCTTCAATTTCCTTGACTTCCACCGGACCTTTTACCGTGTCATCTGACAAGCTCTCGACAACAGCCTCAGCAACCAGATCCGCCTTGAGTGGCTTCGATCCACCAGCACCCATCAACCATGTCAGGTTTCCTCCGGTAAGCGAGTTCGCGAGGAAGCCACCATATGTCACCGCAGCCATTGGCATCGTGAAAGCCCGCGAGGAATCATACAAGAACCCAGGCCGGATGAAGACATTCCTCATCCGCGGGAACGCCGAGGAAACCGTGCTCTCCGCTTCGCGCTTCGTATTGATATATCGTCCCGGCAAGATCGGTGCGCCTGCCGCAGCGGAAATATAGCAGAACGCCTTGACACCACTGTCATTCGCTTCCCTCGCCAACGCAATCGCAGAGTCCCGATTCATCAACTCGTATGTAATTTGTCCATCTTTCTCGCCCGGCTCAATCGCTTGACCTGGCTTTCGATCCATCGGATTGGTGTTTCCTCCTGCTTTTGTCGCGGAGAATGCCCGTCGTAGTCCTGCGATCGGCGACTCCTTGCCTGTGAGCACGCCTTTGTAGTCTGCTTCTAACAAGATTCCCATCGAGTGTACGACCGCGTTAGCGCCGTCGAGGTCGGATTTGTAGGTTTCGGGTTGGAGGATGTTGGCTTTTCGCCATTGGACTGATTTCGACCATGCTGGTGCTGTTTGGTGTGCGGAGACGGAGGGCCAGTTGGGTTCGCCAGAGCGACTGGAGTATGCTGTCAGCATAGGATATCGTGGGTGGTTGGCGATTGTGTATACCTTATTGATACGACGTCCCAGTCTCTTGCTACTGCTGCCTTGCAGATTCTACTTCCGAGGAATCCATTGCCGCCGCAGACGACCAGCTTCTTTTTGGCCATTGCAGCTGTTGCCGATGCTGCCATCGTGGAGTTCGAAGCTTCTGTGCTGCCCGCCAGTTTGTAGACTTTCACGTTCAACGTTGAGGTGAACGATGTAGTCTCGTGAATTCTCACACAAAAGTCGCTCAATAGTTCTGTACTTTGATGCAGCTGTAATGTGATGTCTTTGAAGGTTTGTGCATGCATAGAAGAGGTCTGGAGCTTTCAACGAGCTCACAAGCTCGAATTCGTGACGCAATTGAGATCGCCGGGGTGCTTTGTGCTGAGGCTTCGGTTGGAACTCTCTATATTCACATGCCCTTACGACCATTATACAGATATTAACACTATGAACACCATCTCCCGGTCCAAGAACTGCCTTCAGGTATGAGCTCGACTGAAGCGGTCCTTTACAGAAGCAATTGGGCTCGCCATCATCTCGAAGCTCTGTGAGAACCGTCGACTCATTCTCATTCTTGGACTCTGCACATCGACCACGCCTTCAGGTGCCGCTTCGTAGTAAAAATGTCCTTCGTCGTTGTTGAGCTTCCAGCTGACTCGATACTGATCTCCGGTAGGTCCACAGCCAC
This is a stretch of genomic DNA from Zymoseptoria tritici IPO323 chromosome 3, whole genome shotgun sequence. It encodes these proteins:
- a CDS encoding uncharacterized protein (Multiple inositol polyphosphate phosphatase) is translated as MATKTRGEPPDEEPTANTTTFDRLSRSKASQRLLLVAQIVLFTIIVAQFIMMYRSYVAAAALALVGNAQATTTTTLKSSTTTAGPDYYNTDPNYYPGPTPTGAAAFLAQYNPAPFASVSYIPNSPLETQVPIVGNTNHSNIYQLHGQLSHYFLNPDGFGVHEYSLPHNASIVQLNMLSRHGSRYPTTGSGAPTLAGKLGNYTNGTLGHAHFNGSLDFLNTWTYKLGAEILVPIGKQELFDSGTLHQIMYGHLNPNNGTKIIARSTTQSRMRESAEYFLAGFFGLGWTNNASLVLSIEGSGPPAWNNSLAGYFNCPNSNKPRFNANSTGFDWTVVDVYNAQSLCAYETVALGYSSFCGLFTYEEWEGYEYSIDLQFSGNNMFESPTGRGVGIGYVSEFLARLQHHLITKPTAQVNVTLDSNPATFPLYQSLNFDFSHDTNIAAILTAFGLTQFAKVLPTDHIDRNRPQIVSHLTPFGARLDVEIIETPKPLSGDRKAGVKYDEGSTTRYVHFILNQRTIPLGASFSKCGKRDDGWCELTTFMEVQSTKLEEAKYEYSCFGNYTALGYGNVTNGVPVN
- the MgPTP5 gene encoding tyrosine protein phosphatase 5 (putative dual spec /; MgPTP5, putative dual spec), with translation MATELPSPPFVEVPGIHNFRDISDGSHVKTGLVFRSADPTKATEDGLKKMSSDLGIKKIFDLRSHQEIQRDGPEWAGVEREWVPVFATQDYGPEQVAVRYKHYTSGHPDGFVTAYRDILKAGPSAYGKIFRHLAQPEPTPCLVHCTAGKDRTGVLVALLFLLVDVPKEAISQEYSLTDQGLAPLKPLFIERLLKNPALEGNRDGVLNMVSSKKENMDGTIDMILKEHKSAEEYMRTQCKLSDAEIEQLRKNLRKA